One part of the Anaeromyxobacter sp. Fw109-5 genome encodes these proteins:
- a CDS encoding protein-tyrosine phosphatase family protein: MHGAKMLVTLLERFEIAELGDLDGEARQARLRWIHYPIADRWAPTDLASARRLVVSILNALERGQDLVVHCWGGVGRAGTIAAACFVARGTPPADAIAIVRAARGRAIETAAQERFVREFGSHVHA; this comes from the coding sequence GTGCACGGTGCGAAGATGCTCGTGACCTTGCTCGAGCGGTTCGAGATCGCGGAGCTCGGCGATCTCGACGGCGAGGCGCGGCAGGCGCGGCTCAGGTGGATCCACTATCCGATCGCGGACAGGTGGGCCCCAACGGATCTGGCCTCGGCGCGCCGGCTCGTGGTGAGCATCCTGAACGCGCTCGAGCGAGGGCAGGACTTGGTCGTGCACTGCTGGGGTGGCGTCGGGCGTGCCGGGACCATCGCGGCGGCGTGCTTCGTCGCGCGCGGCACGCCTCCCGCAGACGCCATCGCCATCGTGCGCGCGGCCCGCGGTCGCGCGATCGAGACCGCCGCGCAGGAGCGCTTCGTCCGGGAGTTCGGAAGCCACGTCCACGCCTGA